From Acidimicrobiales bacterium, one genomic window encodes:
- a CDS encoding nuclear transport factor 2 family protein → MMYKAAIRALLRHGIERLNQGDYSLLLKLAHPDFELAFPGHNSWATMFRPQQTGRHRHVTHRGTAEAIAFADRFVAERIQFRIEDILVNGPPWNTRIAVRIHEFIVDPGGGADVYANRAVLFLEARWGRLLRWEDYEDTERVAAWDAATAE, encoded by the coding sequence ATGATGTACAAGGCCGCGATCCGGGCGTTGCTGCGTCACGGCATCGAGCGACTCAACCAGGGCGACTACTCGCTGTTGCTGAAGCTGGCCCATCCCGACTTCGAGTTGGCGTTCCCCGGACACAACTCGTGGGCGACGATGTTCCGCCCCCAGCAGACCGGACGGCACCGCCACGTCACCCACCGCGGCACCGCCGAGGCGATCGCCTTCGCCGACCGCTTCGTGGCCGAACGGATCCAGTTCCGGATCGAGGACATCCTCGTCAACGGTCCGCCGTGGAACACCCGGATCGCCGTCCGGATCCACGAGTTCATCGTCGACCCCGGCGGCGGCGCCGACGTCTACGCCAACCGGGCCGTGCTCTTCCTGGAGGCGCGCTGGGGTCGGCTCCTGCGCTGGGAGGACTACGAGGACACCGAACGCGTCGCGGCCTGGGACGCCGCCACCGCGGAGTAG
- a CDS encoding TetR/AcrR family transcriptional regulator has protein sequence MAGTRDRIIVATNELFRRHGYNGTTLSQISEAADATIGSIYHFFPGGKEALGVAVVETTGAIYRELFESIAREASDPAEAFADFFAGAAAVLEESDFIDPCPIGTVAREVANTSEPLRIAAAGVFDSWIDAAARHLVGAGLSDERAGALAQVFVATVEGMFVLCRTQRSTAPLDAAGRSIRELVAQEVAQATHR, from the coding sequence ATGGCCGGGACCCGCGACCGCATCATCGTCGCCACCAACGAGCTCTTCCGTCGCCACGGCTACAACGGCACCACGCTGAGCCAGATCTCGGAGGCGGCCGACGCCACGATCGGATCGATCTACCACTTCTTCCCCGGCGGCAAGGAGGCGCTCGGCGTCGCCGTCGTCGAGACGACGGGCGCGATCTATCGGGAGCTCTTCGAGTCGATCGCGCGGGAAGCCTCGGACCCGGCCGAGGCGTTCGCCGACTTCTTCGCCGGCGCGGCGGCTGTGCTCGAGGAGTCCGACTTCATCGACCCGTGCCCGATCGGCACGGTGGCCCGCGAGGTGGCCAACACCAGCGAGCCGTTGCGCATCGCCGCGGCCGGTGTCTTCGACTCCTGGATCGACGCGGCGGCCCGGCATCTCGTCGGCGCCGGCCTCTCCGACGAGCGCGCCGGCGCGCTCGCCCAGGTGTTCGTCGCGACCGTCGAAGGCATGTTCGTGCTGTGCCGGACGCAGCGCTCGACCGCGCCGCTCGACGCCGCCGGCCGCTCGATCCGAGAACTCGTCGCGCAGGAGGTCGCCCAGGCGACCCACCGCTGA
- a CDS encoding nitroreductase family deazaflavin-dependent oxidoreductase, which yields MPMPLWWGRINKRVFNPRALRNDRWQVIHHVGRSTGREYRTPLEAVAVDDGFVFTLVYGSRCDWVRNVTAAGHARLEVDGSVVDLVDPEVIDATEAYALLPAGTKRPPGFLRIDEFLHMRTASDDRARAGQ from the coding sequence ATGCCGATGCCGTTGTGGTGGGGCAGGATCAACAAGCGGGTGTTCAACCCGCGAGCGCTGCGAAACGATCGGTGGCAGGTGATCCACCACGTCGGGCGCAGCACCGGCCGTGAGTACCGCACACCGCTCGAAGCCGTCGCCGTCGACGACGGTTTCGTCTTCACCCTCGTGTACGGGTCGCGATGCGATTGGGTGCGCAACGTGACGGCCGCGGGCCATGCCCGGCTCGAGGTCGACGGCTCCGTCGTCGACCTCGTCGACCCGGAGGTCATCGACGCCACCGAGGCCTACGCCCTGCTGCCGGCCGGCACCAAGCGTCCCCCGGGCTTCCTGCGCATCGACGAGTTCCTGCACATGCGAACCGCGTCGGACGACCGCGCACGGGCCGGGCAGTAG
- a CDS encoding MerR family transcriptional regulator, translating into MNIDRIPIGRFSQMSRLSIKALRLYADQGLLVPAWIDPATGYRYYRSGQANQAEAIRILRAVDMPLDEIRELLAADGPDAVIKQLAVHRERLEARLDDQARMLRFLQRLINQGGTVMPYDVTIKSVPPQRVASWRTRTDLSRIGDDIGRGFAAVVGALTEHGVQPVGNPFIVYHDVIDEQTDGTIEVCIPTPDGVGDQRPVGDVEWNEIAGATVASTTHRGPYDEIAPAYHTVTGWIEEHGHRMQGPPRELYLNDPQTVIAEDLLTEVQFPIAPG; encoded by the coding sequence ATGAACATCGACAGGATCCCGATCGGCCGGTTCTCGCAGATGAGCCGACTGTCGATCAAGGCATTGCGTCTCTACGCGGACCAGGGTCTCCTGGTGCCGGCCTGGATCGACCCGGCCACGGGCTACCGCTACTACCGGTCGGGCCAAGCCAACCAGGCCGAGGCGATTCGGATCCTGCGGGCGGTCGACATGCCGCTCGACGAGATCCGCGAGCTCCTCGCGGCCGACGGGCCCGACGCCGTGATCAAGCAGCTCGCCGTCCACCGCGAACGCCTCGAGGCACGGCTGGACGACCAGGCTCGCATGCTGCGGTTCCTCCAACGTCTCATCAACCAAGGAGGAACCGTCATGCCCTATGACGTGACCATCAAGTCGGTCCCGCCGCAGCGGGTCGCCAGTTGGCGCACCCGCACCGATCTCAGCAGGATCGGTGACGACATCGGCCGGGGGTTCGCGGCCGTCGTCGGTGCGTTGACCGAGCACGGCGTCCAACCCGTGGGCAATCCATTCATCGTCTACCACGACGTGATCGACGAACAGACCGACGGTACGATCGAGGTCTGCATCCCCACGCCCGACGGCGTGGGGGACCAGCGCCCCGTCGGCGATGTCGAATGGAACGAGATCGCGGGAGCGACTGTCGCGTCGACGACGCATCGTGGCCCCTACGACGAGATCGCCCCCGCCTACCACACGGTCACCGGATGGATCGAGGAGCACGGCCACCGCATGCAGGGGCCACCACGCGAGCTCTACCTCAACGACCCGCAGACCGTCATCGCCGAGGATCTCCTCACCGAGGTCCAATTCCCGATCGCCCCGGGCTGA
- a CDS encoding PPOX class F420-dependent oxidoreductase: MTGLAQERYLLVTTFRRDGAPVPTPVWAVPVEDAAFGFYTSSATGKAKRLAHTDRVVLQPCDMRGRTRKGTRPVDGVARLVGGDELARIRVRANEKYGAATTIVRWVDQIKYRLRGKPYTYGDLGVVVSLDPAGPGARRRTA; this comes from the coding sequence ATGACGGGCCTGGCTCAGGAGCGATACCTGCTGGTGACCACCTTTCGGCGCGATGGCGCCCCGGTGCCGACGCCGGTATGGGCGGTGCCGGTCGAGGACGCCGCGTTCGGCTTCTACACCAGCTCGGCCACCGGCAAGGCGAAGCGGCTCGCCCACACCGATCGGGTCGTCCTCCAACCGTGCGACATGCGCGGTCGGACCCGGAAGGGGACCCGGCCCGTCGACGGTGTCGCCCGCCTCGTCGGCGGCGACGAACTCGCCCGAATCCGAGTCCGAGCCAACGAGAAGTACGGCGCCGCCACGACCATCGTGCGTTGGGTCGACCAGATCAAGTACCGCCTCCGAGGGAAGCCGTACACATATGGCGATCTGGGTGTGGTGGTGTCGCTCGACCCGGCCGGGCCCGGCGCTCGGCGACGAACGGCTTGA
- a CDS encoding DUF4345 domain-containing protein, with protein MKSTRPIAVVLVIAGLVALLIGGALLVAPASFHSSSGIDLGGDVNLLNETRAPGASLVAMGSLMLLGVVVERLRFVALVAAAVLYASYGVGRLASWAVDGTPHSTLVVATGVELAIAAAAGWALASSRLEVEARRP; from the coding sequence ATGAAGTCCACGAGACCCATCGCGGTCGTCCTGGTCATCGCGGGGCTGGTCGCCCTGCTGATCGGGGGTGCGTTGCTGGTCGCGCCGGCATCGTTCCACTCGTCGAGCGGCATCGACCTCGGCGGCGACGTCAACCTCCTCAACGAGACCCGTGCACCCGGCGCGTCGCTGGTCGCGATGGGCTCGTTGATGCTGCTCGGCGTGGTGGTCGAGCGGTTGCGGTTCGTCGCGCTGGTCGCCGCCGCCGTCCTCTACGCGTCGTACGGGGTGGGCCGACTCGCGTCGTGGGCGGTGGACGGCACCCCGCATTCGACACTCGTCGTCGCCACCGGTGTCGAGCTCGCGATCGCGGCGGCCGCTGGTTGGGCGTTGGCGTCGTCGCGCCTCGAGGTCGAGGCACGGCGACCATGA
- a CDS encoding AraC family transcriptional regulator has product MSAATINPPPSADPLGEILHMLRLTGTLYCRADFTAPWGVDLPEFDDAMVFEIVTEGSCWLEIDGSEPRRLEQGSLTLIPHGTPHRVRSDLDATAIELFDLPVVAHSERYESVSFGGGGAATQITCGVVRLDHAIAHQLVAQLPSLIHIDAWRDDDSSWLHHTLRFITREARELRPGGDTVITRLADILVIQAIRAWIDSSPSAETGWLAALRDPRIGPALQLIHEQPDQAWTVASLARASAMSRSAFSARFTRIVGVSAMTYLADWRMHRAREQLRDTTDPVAAIAARVGYQSEASFCRAYKRTFGTSPGHTRRDAG; this is encoded by the coding sequence GTGAGCGCAGCCACGATCAATCCCCCACCATCGGCGGACCCCCTCGGCGAGATCCTGCACATGCTCCGGCTGACCGGCACCCTCTACTGTCGGGCCGACTTCACCGCGCCGTGGGGCGTCGATCTCCCGGAGTTCGACGACGCCATGGTCTTCGAGATCGTGACCGAGGGCAGCTGCTGGCTCGAGATCGACGGGTCGGAACCGCGCCGGTTGGAGCAGGGCAGCCTCACCCTGATCCCGCATGGCACTCCCCACCGCGTGCGCAGCGACCTCGACGCGACGGCCATCGAGCTCTTCGACCTGCCGGTCGTCGCCCACAGCGAACGATACGAGTCCGTCAGCTTCGGCGGGGGTGGCGCGGCGACGCAGATCACCTGCGGCGTGGTGCGCCTCGACCACGCCATCGCCCATCAGCTCGTCGCCCAACTCCCCTCACTGATCCACATCGACGCCTGGCGCGACGACGACTCGAGCTGGCTGCACCACACGCTGCGGTTCATCACACGCGAGGCACGCGAGCTCCGCCCGGGCGGCGACACGGTCATCACCCGACTCGCCGACATCCTCGTGATCCAGGCCATCCGGGCATGGATCGACTCGTCCCCCTCGGCCGAGACCGGGTGGCTCGCGGCGCTGCGCGACCCTCGCATCGGCCCGGCCCTCCAGCTCATCCACGAGCAGCCGGACCAGGCCTGGACGGTAGCGTCGCTCGCGCGGGCCAGCGCGATGTCGCGGTCGGCGTTCTCGGCCCGCTTCACCCGCATCGTCGGCGTCTCGGCGATGACCTATCTGGCCGATTGGCGCATGCACCGGGCCCGGGAACAGCTTCGGGACACCACCGACCCGGTTGCGGCCATCGCCGCACGCGTCGGTTACCAGTCGGAGGCGTCGTTCTGCCGAGCGTACAAGCGCACCTTCGGCACGAGTCCGGGGCACACCCGCAGGGACGCGGGCTGA
- a CDS encoding DUF6285 domain-containing protein has translation MTEPAPRTNWPHDVPDAQELVEAVRDYLRDDLGPRAEGRDRFLVRVAVNALSIAAREIAALPTDAAAHAARLAALGVDSEQELSAAITRGDLDDRRVELAELLWATTLDKLAVANPSYRDEAAEP, from the coding sequence ATGACCGAGCCGGCGCCCCGCACGAACTGGCCCCACGACGTCCCCGACGCGCAGGAGTTGGTGGAAGCCGTACGCGACTACCTCCGCGACGACCTCGGTCCCCGAGCCGAGGGCCGGGACCGGTTCCTCGTGCGAGTCGCGGTCAACGCTCTGTCGATCGCGGCCCGCGAGATCGCCGCCCTGCCGACCGACGCGGCGGCCCACGCGGCCCGGCTCGCGGCGCTCGGTGTCGACTCCGAACAGGAGCTGAGCGCGGCCATCACCCGCGGTGACCTCGACGACCGCCGGGTCGAGCTGGCCGAGCTGCTGTGGGCCACCACCCTCGACAAGCTCGCGGTGGCCAACCCGTCCTACCGCGACGAAGCGGCGGAGCCGTAG
- a CDS encoding phosphotransferase family protein, producing the protein MSDELAGALGAELGATISDLKRLSAGASRETWAFTADGEPLILQRSRFAAAPGTGADEPAVLRHASAGGVTVPEIVASSSGDDHPIGAQFTITRRLEGESIARKILRDDEFAVARERFVADCARELVAIHALDPSPLEGRVPTIADPVAAQRATYEMIGDPHPVFDLAFRWLDEHRPDPRPPRLVHGDFRMGNFLVGPYGITAVLDWELTHLGDPVEDLGWLVARAWRFRGPGEVGGLGTRVELLERYAAAGGFEIPPAELRWWEVLASLRWGVITMFMGGEHRRGSSRSVEQATIGRRVVETEYDVMLLLLPELREAA; encoded by the coding sequence GTGAGCGACGAGCTCGCCGGTGCGCTCGGCGCCGAGCTCGGCGCCACGATCTCCGACCTGAAGCGGCTGTCGGCCGGCGCCAGCCGCGAAACGTGGGCGTTCACCGCCGACGGCGAGCCGCTGATCCTGCAACGGTCGCGGTTCGCGGCCGCACCCGGCACCGGGGCCGACGAACCCGCCGTGCTCCGCCACGCGAGCGCGGGTGGGGTCACCGTGCCCGAGATCGTCGCGTCGTCGTCGGGCGACGATCACCCGATCGGGGCCCAGTTCACGATCACCCGCAGGCTCGAGGGCGAGTCGATCGCCCGCAAGATCCTCCGCGACGACGAGTTCGCCGTGGCCCGGGAACGTTTCGTCGCCGACTGCGCCCGCGAGCTCGTCGCCATCCACGCGCTCGACCCCTCGCCGCTCGAGGGACGCGTGCCGACGATCGCCGACCCGGTGGCGGCCCAACGCGCCACCTACGAGATGATCGGCGACCCGCACCCGGTGTTCGACCTGGCGTTCCGGTGGCTCGACGAACACCGCCCCGACCCGCGCCCGCCCCGGCTGGTTCACGGCGACTTCCGCATGGGCAACTTCCTCGTCGGCCCGTACGGGATCACCGCCGTGCTCGACTGGGAGCTCACCCACCTCGGCGACCCCGTTGAGGATCTGGGCTGGCTCGTCGCCCGGGCGTGGCGGTTCCGGGGCCCCGGCGAGGTGGGGGGTCTCGGCACCCGGGTCGAACTGCTCGAGCGCTACGCCGCGGCCGGCGGGTTCGAGATCCCGCCCGCCGAACTGAGGTGGTGGGAGGTCCTCGCCTCGCTGCGCTGGGGTGTCATCACCATGTTCATGGGTGGCGAGCACCGGAGGGGAAGCTCGCGTTCGGTCGAGCAGGCGACGATCGGGCGACGGGTCGTCGAGACCGAGTACGACGTCATGCTGCTCCTGCTACCCGAGTTGCGCGAGGCCGCATGA
- a CDS encoding sigma-70 family RNA polymerase sigma factor, whose product MEESAPVMTEPEVEALYASERVGLVRLAFLMTGSIETAEDVVQSAWADVLPRLADADRPGAYLRTAVVNEARSRLRRRRRAPRLPLPVSAHIDDSAVELWDALRRLPERRRVAVVLRYWGDLSTDEIAEAMGCRPGTVSSLVHRGIDSLRKELGDD is encoded by the coding sequence ATGGAAGAATCGGCGCCGGTGATGACCGAACCAGAGGTCGAGGCGTTGTATGCGTCGGAACGGGTCGGTCTCGTGCGTCTGGCGTTCCTCATGACGGGCTCGATCGAAACGGCCGAGGACGTGGTGCAGTCGGCGTGGGCCGACGTGTTGCCCCGACTGGCCGACGCCGACCGGCCGGGCGCGTACCTCCGCACCGCGGTCGTCAACGAGGCCCGCTCGCGGCTGCGGCGCCGTCGACGAGCGCCGCGGCTCCCGCTGCCCGTCTCGGCTCACATCGACGACTCGGCGGTGGAGCTCTGGGACGCGCTGCGGCGGCTCCCCGAACGGCGACGGGTGGCGGTGGTCCTGCGCTACTGGGGTGACCTGTCGACCGATGAGATCGCCGAGGCCATGGGCTGCCGGCCAGGCACGGTGTCGTCGCTTGTCCATCGAGGAATCGACTCTCTTCGCAAGGAGCTTGGTGATGACTGA
- a CDS encoding PIG-L deacetylase family protein, which translates to MLEPLPEDWTRALAVVAHPDDMEYGAASAVARWTDQGKWVGYCLVTAGEAGIAGMEPAEATRLRRAEQEASCAAVGVDDLRYLGHPDGLVENDLALRRDLAEVIRATKPDVLVSINHRDSWGGPSWNHVDHRNVGRALLDAARDAGNEWLFPDAGPAWPGVRFVAFGASPESGHCVDVTDTIDRGVASLACHRVYLDALDDPPDPDAFLRGAAERTGANSPFDLAVAFEVVFV; encoded by the coding sequence ATGCTCGAACCGTTGCCCGAAGACTGGACCAGGGCGCTCGCCGTGGTCGCCCATCCCGACGACATGGAGTACGGCGCGGCCAGTGCGGTGGCCCGCTGGACGGACCAGGGGAAGTGGGTCGGCTACTGCCTGGTGACCGCGGGGGAGGCCGGGATCGCCGGGATGGAACCGGCCGAGGCGACACGACTCCGGCGGGCGGAGCAGGAGGCGTCGTGCGCGGCGGTCGGCGTCGACGACCTGCGCTATCTCGGCCACCCCGACGGACTGGTCGAGAACGACCTGGCGCTGCGGCGAGATCTGGCCGAGGTGATCCGGGCGACGAAGCCCGACGTCCTCGTGAGCATCAACCACCGAGACTCCTGGGGCGGGCCGTCGTGGAACCACGTCGACCATCGCAACGTGGGTCGGGCCCTGCTCGACGCGGCGCGCGACGCGGGGAACGAATGGCTGTTCCCCGACGCCGGTCCGGCCTGGCCGGGGGTCCGGTTCGTGGCGTTCGGTGCGTCGCCGGAATCCGGGCATTGCGTCGACGTGACCGACACCATCGACCGGGGGGTCGCGTCGCTCGCCTGCCATCGCGTCTACCTCGACGCGCTCGACGACCCGCCCGATCCGGATGCCTTCCTGCGCGGCGCGGCCGAGCGCACGGGCGCGAACTCCCCCTTCGACCTCGCCGTCGCCTTCGAGGTCGTCTTCGTCTGA
- a CDS encoding VOC family protein, with protein MSRHVQVTFDAHDPRTLSSFWAEVLGYVHPGPPGVDLPEDADPLAAWDDFLASVGVPESERNTRSAIEDPDGHGPRLFFQQVPEGKVAKNRVHLDVRAAPGLSGDQRMAALETECLRLVAIGATRLRREEPAPPMSAGFIVMADPEGNEFCLD; from the coding sequence ATGAGCCGACATGTCCAAGTTACTTTCGATGCCCACGACCCACGAACGCTGTCATCGTTCTGGGCCGAAGTGCTGGGCTACGTCCACCCCGGCCCGCCGGGAGTCGACCTCCCGGAGGACGCTGACCCGCTCGCGGCGTGGGACGATTTTCTGGCGAGCGTCGGTGTGCCCGAGAGCGAGCGCAACACGAGATCGGCCATCGAGGACCCTGACGGTCACGGACCGCGACTCTTCTTCCAGCAGGTGCCAGAGGGCAAGGTGGCGAAGAACCGCGTCCACCTTGATGTACGTGCAGCTCCCGGACTGAGCGGAGATCAGCGAATGGCAGCACTCGAGACAGAGTGCCTCCGCCTCGTCGCGATCGGGGCCACGCGGCTGCGTCGGGAGGAGCCTGCCCCGCCGATGAGCGCCGGATTCATTGTGATGGCTGATCCAGAAGGAAACGAGTTCTGCCTCGACTGA
- a CDS encoding ribbon-helix-helix domain-containing protein has protein sequence MPKSIQEILDHAREFAQRFENYEPKPGDERPGEELLLQRAALALGFASRWVATCVGLLDRAAPGGCFGQAWSETQTRLLTGDSWIVDGNGARFRALIIWDTIWVMARREVLVQLDDDLVEQLDALAADLGTNRSELMRRGAQAVLDAERLATADRELRAAYRRVPADPALVQSARRLAAETTPAW, from the coding sequence ATGCCCAAGTCGATCCAAGAGATCCTCGACCACGCCCGCGAGTTCGCCCAGCGCTTCGAGAACTACGAGCCCAAACCCGGCGACGAGCGTCCCGGCGAGGAACTGCTGCTTCAACGAGCCGCTCTCGCGCTGGGGTTCGCCAGTCGATGGGTGGCGACATGCGTCGGTCTGCTCGACCGGGCGGCGCCGGGTGGATGTTTCGGGCAGGCTTGGAGCGAGACACAGACAAGACTGCTCACCGGCGACAGCTGGATCGTCGACGGCAACGGAGCGCGTTTTCGAGCGCTCATCATATGGGATACCATATGGGTCATGGCTCGACGTGAAGTACTCGTGCAACTCGACGATGACCTCGTCGAACAACTCGACGCACTGGCCGCCGATCTCGGCACCAACCGTTCAGAGCTGATGCGACGCGGCGCCCAAGCGGTGCTCGACGCCGAGCGGCTCGCAACAGCCGACCGGGAACTCCGAGCGGCGTACCGCCGCGTGCCAGCCGATCCAGCGCTGGTTCAGTCGGCCAGACGACTTGCGGCCGAGACCACTCCGGCGTGGTAG
- a CDS encoding type II toxin-antitoxin system PemK/MazF family toxin codes for MVDRNDIYWADLGPPAGRRPVCVLTRAAAIEVLTAVTCAPITRTIRGIRSEVELGPEHGLPEACVISCDNVITIPLNDLDDEPVGHLDEITRARLDQALRYALDIVY; via the coding sequence GTGGTAGATCGCAACGACATCTACTGGGCCGATCTCGGACCGCCCGCCGGTCGTCGGCCAGTCTGCGTGCTGACCCGCGCCGCAGCGATCGAGGTGCTCACGGCCGTCACCTGTGCACCGATCACCCGCACCATCCGGGGTATCCGATCAGAAGTCGAGCTCGGCCCCGAGCACGGACTCCCCGAGGCGTGTGTCATCAGCTGCGACAACGTCATCACCATCCCGCTCAACGACCTCGACGACGAACCCGTTGGCCACCTCGACGAGATCACCCGAGCCCGCCTGGACCAGGCGCTGCGCTACGCACTGGACATCGTGTACTGA
- a CDS encoding DUF839 domain-containing protein, producing MDRRRFLQAGVFTAGGTAAIPLLTTAAGAQAAGISPYGSIEGRTPDENGMILPEGFTSRVVAVAGEPVGDTDFEWHIFPDGAAVFGQDDGGWIHTVNSEVFVPGAAGVSAIRYDADGNIVDAYEVLRGSNANCGGGPTPWGTFLSGEEDYAGGLGVLWECDPTSEIDAVALEAMGRFIHEAAAVDPVREHVFQTEDMPDGRLYRFTPDTYPNLSSGLLEVCAVAEDGSVSWLEVPDPSATETPTRQQVPESTPFAGGEGIWYFDDWIFFSTKYDNKIHGIDLANQTYAVLYEANADDVAAGTAVLSGVDNLTVDEGTGDIFVAEDGGNMEVVIITPDGEVAPFARLVDQEQSEITGPVFNPRRDRLYFSSQRGPSSRTIVDINPAVESTDNWGGVTYEVTGPFRGIVEAPPETTTTTEAATDDTTSTTAAPETTTTPAPTDTIVNITDRGGDDDGTVTGLIIGAGAAAVIAVGAGVIGLRRRKES from the coding sequence ATGGATCGACGTCGATTTCTACAAGCCGGAGTGTTCACCGCAGGTGGGACCGCCGCGATTCCGCTCCTCACGACCGCCGCCGGCGCCCAGGCTGCCGGCATCAGCCCCTACGGATCGATCGAGGGGCGCACTCCGGACGAGAACGGCATGATCCTGCCCGAGGGGTTCACCTCCCGGGTCGTCGCCGTCGCCGGTGAACCGGTCGGCGACACCGATTTCGAGTGGCACATCTTTCCCGACGGCGCTGCCGTGTTCGGGCAGGACGACGGCGGCTGGATCCACACCGTCAACAGCGAGGTGTTCGTTCCCGGTGCGGCCGGCGTCAGCGCCATCCGCTACGACGCCGACGGCAACATCGTCGACGCCTACGAGGTCCTGCGCGGCAGCAACGCCAACTGCGGCGGTGGGCCGACCCCATGGGGCACGTTCCTGTCCGGCGAAGAGGACTACGCCGGTGGCCTCGGCGTGCTGTGGGAATGCGACCCGACCAGCGAGATCGACGCGGTCGCACTCGAGGCGATGGGCCGCTTCATCCACGAGGCCGCGGCCGTCGACCCGGTCCGGGAGCACGTCTTCCAGACCGAAGACATGCCCGACGGGCGCCTCTACCGCTTCACGCCCGACACCTATCCCAACCTTTCCTCGGGTCTGCTCGAGGTGTGCGCGGTGGCCGAGGATGGATCGGTTTCGTGGCTCGAGGTGCCCGATCCGTCCGCTACGGAGACGCCCACCCGGCAGCAGGTTCCCGAGTCGACGCCCTTCGCGGGCGGCGAGGGCATCTGGTACTTCGACGACTGGATCTTCTTCTCGACGAAATACGACAACAAGATCCACGGCATCGACCTGGCCAACCAGACCTATGCAGTGCTCTACGAGGCGAACGCCGACGACGTCGCAGCCGGCACCGCGGTGCTGTCCGGCGTCGACAACCTGACGGTCGACGAGGGCACGGGCGACATCTTCGTCGCCGAGGACGGCGGCAACATGGAGGTGGTGATCATCACGCCCGACGGCGAGGTCGCACCGTTCGCCCGTCTCGTCGACCAGGAGCAGTCCGAGATCACCGGGCCGGTCTTCAACCCACGACGTGACCGTCTCTATTTCTCCAGCCAGCGGGGTCCGTCGTCGCGCACGATCGTCGACATCAACCCGGCAGTCGAGAGCACCGACAACTGGGGTGGCGTGACCTACGAGGTCACCGGCCCATTTCGCGGCATCGTCGAGGCGCCGCCCGAGACCACGACCACCACCGAGGCCGCGACCGACGACACGACGAGCACCACCGCCGCACCCGAGACCACCACCACACCGGCCCCGACGGACACCATCGTCAACATCACCGACCGCGGGGGCGACGACGACGGCACCGTCACCGGCCTCATCATCGGCGCTGGCGCCGCAGCCGTGATCGCGGTCGGCGCCGGGGTCATCGGACTCCGCCGCCGGAAGGAATCCTGA
- the ribH gene encoding 6,7-dimethyl-8-ribityllumazine synthase, translating into MAEKDVGPTAELDGSGLRVVLIRTRWNPEIIDRLADGVDRALAGCGVAVHEVVEVPGAFEIPFAARTLAASGRVDAIVAIGAVIRGETTHYDLVSEECARGLQDVQISTGIPIGFGVLATENIEQALARSEVGAGHNSSGHNVGADAAHVAVEMALLARVWR; encoded by the coding sequence ATGGCTGAGAAAGACGTGGGCCCGACCGCCGAGCTCGATGGGTCGGGTCTGCGGGTCGTGCTGATCCGCACCCGCTGGAACCCGGAGATCATCGACCGACTCGCCGACGGTGTCGATCGGGCACTGGCCGGATGCGGTGTCGCGGTTCACGAGGTGGTCGAGGTGCCGGGCGCGTTCGAGATTCCCTTCGCGGCGCGCACACTGGCGGCTTCGGGCCGCGTCGACGCCATCGTGGCCATCGGTGCCGTCATCCGCGGGGAGACCACCCACTACGACCTCGTGTCGGAGGAGTGCGCTCGGGGCCTCCAGGACGTGCAGATCTCGACGGGCATCCCGATCGGATTCGGCGTGTTGGCGACCGAGAACATCGAGCAGGCCCTCGCGCGCAGCGAGGTCGGCGCCGGTCACAATTCCTCTGGACACAATGTGGGTGCCGATGCCGCCCATGTCGCAGTCGAGATGGCGCTGCTCGCGCGGGTCTGGCGCTGA